A genome region from Chryseobacterium sp. G0186 includes the following:
- a CDS encoding RidA family protein has product MEKRTVNPWKWQEERSYSQAVEVKNVQGTLYCSGQAAIDSDGTSSNKDMKSQLVQAIANLEEVITAEDYECKGIVRLNIYTTSTQELWPHFPILQEWIGKHQIEQAVTMLEVTGLFETLTVELEATVVK; this is encoded by the coding sequence ATGGAAAAAAGAACTGTAAACCCGTGGAAGTGGCAGGAAGAGCGCAGCTATTCTCAGGCTGTAGAAGTAAAAAATGTACAGGGAACCTTATACTGCTCAGGTCAGGCAGCAATTGATTCCGACGGCACATCAAGTAACAAGGACATGAAAAGTCAATTGGTGCAGGCCATCGCTAATCTAGAAGAAGTAATCACTGCTGAAGACTATGAATGTAAAGGAATTGTAAGGCTAAACATATATACAACCTCTACACAGGAATTGTGGCCTCACTTTCCTATTCTTCAGGAGTGGATTGGAAAGCATCAGATTGAGCAGGCCGTTACCATGCTTGAAGTCACCGGTTTATTTGAAACCCTAACAGTAGAATTGGAAGCTACGGTCGTTAAATAA
- a CDS encoding DUF2723 domain-containing protein — protein MKNWSFKKWNTVTGWFLFGVALLTYLSTIEHSLSFWDCGEYISSAVKLEVTHAPGAALFQIMGAVASIFAMGNTENYSLVINAMSAVFSAFTILFLFWTITHLLRRLLNKNFDEISRHQEISILFAGIIGALCFTFSDTFWFSAVEGEVYSMALMFIALLVWLITKWENEYQASDNERWIILIFFIIGLSVGVHMMCMLAIPAICLVYYARNYSFTWKSFIMANLVTLAVLALVFKIIFPLIMTLFGKLEIFFVNGLALPFHSGTIAAFILMIVICYLMIKYARKTKKNLYQTIVLSVVYMVIGFSCWMVIPIRANANPPMNLNDPDTAIGMKDYYNREQYGDWPTIYGENYTAALDKRGLEKNEDGSYKRKITGAMYEKDEKTKTYRKTGERFNYVFNKSHISFMPRMFSQDKEVTANYIALYGAPDFTFNYDNEDVADNPQAKQIFDELRTKYENGTITAEDYLKVKPYDLINVQRPSFAQNMEYFISFQNGYYFVRYLMWNFVGRQNDLQGHMENTHGNWISGFSFIDNALLGDQDHMPAKFKNESTVNFFFLPLILGLIGFFFQLNRDFGRFYAMLSLFILTSVGIVFYTGVKPFEVRERDYAMVGSFYAFAIWIGLGAGAILWFLQSKIKSNGINIMLGMILLGIPFMMGFQNYKSHDRSKKTAAYDSAYSFLKSLPKNDIVFIYGDNDTFPVWAIQETERFRDDVKTVNFTLLATPWNIDQVKRKTYSAMGIPGELTHEDYRDGVNDQVYLMKKEDWEGLFAMLKEQGAPDTEFQTFRKYLTQDSLTLKEALQFLKLKSPEKNELLKMYFGETEYEKYNIIPVNKFILPVNKENAVKSGIINPEDLPNVANQIVINYEANTLYKNNLMMLDMLANFDWKRPINFSSGGMYESENIFYLDNYLQFDGFTYRLVPIYTPQGPDGDKGRVDANSLYQTVKNFKWGNFKDLSIYYDETATSNIINYRMSVSRAASALVLKGEKAKARELLDLAAREIPVEKYNDPRSLSSIVTGYIVAGEEQKGLQLAETLKKGILDEYNYYLKLSPSFQAASRKQMRPKPMEYALVVSSVVEGYRTLKQNEKAHAYLLKSVEPIDKKFNVFVKELQKMDKQKAMKESENVQQITPFYQYLFDMMKPFDSTYSKKKEEEITSAMIKVTQ, from the coding sequence ATGAAAAATTGGTCTTTTAAAAAATGGAACACCGTAACGGGTTGGTTCCTTTTTGGTGTTGCACTGCTTACTTATCTCTCTACTATAGAGCATTCCCTGAGTTTTTGGGACTGTGGAGAATATATTTCATCAGCTGTTAAACTTGAAGTAACCCATGCTCCGGGAGCAGCTTTATTCCAGATAATGGGAGCGGTTGCCAGTATTTTTGCAATGGGAAATACAGAGAACTATTCCCTTGTGATCAATGCGATGTCAGCAGTTTTTAGTGCATTTACCATACTATTTCTGTTTTGGACCATTACCCATTTGTTAAGAAGACTTTTAAATAAAAATTTTGATGAAATTTCCAGGCATCAGGAAATTTCTATACTGTTTGCTGGGATAATTGGGGCTTTATGCTTTACTTTCTCAGATACATTCTGGTTTTCTGCGGTGGAAGGAGAAGTATATTCAATGGCATTGATGTTTATTGCCTTACTGGTCTGGCTGATCACCAAATGGGAAAACGAGTATCAGGCATCAGATAATGAGCGGTGGATCATTCTTATCTTCTTTATAATAGGACTTTCAGTGGGAGTACATATGATGTGTATGCTGGCCATTCCGGCGATTTGCCTGGTCTACTATGCAAGAAATTATTCATTTACCTGGAAGAGTTTTATCATGGCCAATCTTGTAACATTGGCTGTGCTGGCATTGGTATTTAAGATTATTTTTCCTCTGATCATGACCCTATTCGGTAAACTGGAGATTTTCTTTGTCAATGGTTTAGCACTTCCTTTCCACTCAGGAACCATTGCAGCATTTATTCTGATGATTGTCATCTGCTATTTGATGATTAAATATGCCAGAAAAACTAAAAAAAATCTCTATCAAACCATCGTCTTATCAGTGGTGTACATGGTCATTGGCTTTTCATGCTGGATGGTTATTCCGATCAGAGCGAACGCGAATCCACCAATGAACCTTAATGATCCGGATACAGCCATTGGGATGAAAGATTATTATAACAGAGAGCAATATGGTGATTGGCCAACGATCTATGGAGAAAACTATACGGCTGCTCTTGATAAAAGAGGACTGGAAAAGAATGAAGATGGAAGCTATAAAAGAAAGATAACCGGTGCTATGTATGAAAAAGATGAAAAAACAAAAACATACAGAAAAACAGGGGAAAGATTCAATTATGTTTTTAATAAGTCGCATATAAGCTTTATGCCAAGGATGTTCAGTCAGGATAAGGAAGTCACAGCCAACTATATTGCCTTGTACGGAGCACCTGATTTTACATTCAACTATGACAATGAAGATGTTGCAGACAATCCACAGGCTAAGCAGATCTTTGATGAGCTAAGAACCAAATATGAAAACGGTACCATTACAGCAGAAGACTATTTAAAAGTTAAGCCTTATGATCTGATTAATGTGCAAAGACCTTCGTTTGCACAGAATATGGAGTATTTTATTTCCTTTCAAAACGGATATTACTTTGTAAGATACCTTATGTGGAACTTTGTAGGAAGACAGAATGATCTTCAGGGACATATGGAAAATACACATGGGAACTGGATTTCAGGATTTTCATTCATAGATAATGCCTTGTTAGGAGACCAGGACCATATGCCTGCCAAGTTTAAAAATGAAAGTACGGTGAATTTTTTCTTTTTACCGCTTATTTTAGGGCTTATTGGTTTCTTTTTCCAGCTGAACAGGGATTTTGGAAGATTTTATGCAATGCTCTCATTATTTATACTAACAAGTGTGGGTATTGTTTTCTACACCGGAGTAAAACCTTTTGAAGTAAGAGAAAGAGATTACGCAATGGTGGGTTCATTTTATGCTTTTGCCATCTGGATCGGGTTGGGAGCAGGAGCCATCTTATGGTTTCTGCAATCGAAGATTAAATCCAATGGAATTAATATCATGTTGGGAATGATACTGCTGGGAATTCCTTTTATGATGGGTTTCCAAAATTATAAATCCCATGATCGCAGTAAGAAAACGGCTGCTTATGACTCTGCGTATTCATTTCTGAAATCTTTGCCTAAAAATGATATTGTTTTCATTTATGGTGATAATGATACTTTTCCGGTGTGGGCCATTCAGGAAACAGAAAGATTCAGGGATGATGTGAAGACCGTTAATTTTACCCTTTTAGCCACCCCATGGAATATTGATCAGGTAAAAAGGAAGACTTATAGTGCCATGGGAATTCCGGGGGAATTAACTCATGAAGACTATAGAGATGGGGTAAATGATCAGGTTTATCTGATGAAAAAAGAAGATTGGGAAGGTCTTTTTGCCATGTTGAAAGAACAGGGAGCGCCGGATACGGAATTTCAGACTTTCAGAAAATATCTGACTCAGGACTCCCTGACACTGAAAGAAGCCTTGCAGTTTCTCAAATTAAAATCTCCTGAAAAAAATGAATTGCTGAAAATGTATTTTGGTGAGACAGAGTATGAAAAATATAATATTATTCCGGTCAATAAATTCATTCTTCCCGTCAATAAGGAAAATGCAGTGAAATCAGGAATTATCAATCCGGAAGATCTTCCGAATGTAGCCAATCAGATCGTCATCAACTATGAAGCCAATACCCTTTACAAAAACAACCTTATGATGTTGGATATGCTGGCGAACTTTGACTGGAAACGTCCGATCAATTTCTCATCCGGAGGAATGTATGAAAGCGAAAATATTTTTTATCTGGATAACTATCTGCAATTTGACGGGTTTACCTATAGGCTAGTTCCTATTTATACCCCACAGGGCCCGGATGGAGATAAAGGAAGGGTAGACGCCAATTCCCTTTATCAAACGGTGAAAAATTTCAAATGGGGCAATTTTAAAGATCTCAGCATTTATTATGATGAGACGGCAACTTCTAATATTATAAATTACAGAATGTCTGTAAGCAGAGCGGCTTCAGCCCTTGTTCTCAAAGGAGAAAAAGCCAAGGCACGGGAGCTACTGGATCTTGCCGCCAGAGAGATTCCTGTTGAAAAATATAATGATCCCCGATCATTAAGCTCCATCGTAACAGGATATATTGTTGCCGGAGAAGAGCAAAAAGGACTTCAGCTGGCAGAAACCCTCAAAAAAGGAATATTGGATGAATACAACTATTACCTGAAACTGTCTCCTTCATTTCAGGCTGCTTCCCGAAAACAGATGAGGCCAAAACCAATGGAATATGCGCTTGTGGTTTCTTCTGTAGTAGAAGGGTACAGAACACTGAAGCAGAATGAAAAAGCCCATGCTTATCTCTTAAAATCCGTAGAACCGATTGATAAGAAATTCAATGTTTTTGTAAAGGAACTTCAGAAGATGGATAAGCAAAAAGCAATGAAAGAATCTGAAAATGTTCAGCAGATTACCCCTTTTTATCAGTATTTATTTGATATGATGAAACCTTTTGATTCCACGTATTCAAAAAAGAAAGAAGAAGAAATTACTTCGGCAATGATTAAAGTAACACAGTAA
- a CDS encoding RrF2 family transcriptional regulator: MFSKTCEYALRALIYIAQQSKNDSRVGIKEISKSIHSPEHFIAKILQDLSRKGFVQSAKGPNGGFYMDQKNLDTSIADIVREMDGDKLFSGCGLGLEQCSEIHPCPLHEQFKSIRRDLRIMLETSKIQMFVDNLDLKLTHLKV, from the coding sequence ATGTTTTCCAAAACCTGCGAATATGCCTTAAGAGCCTTGATTTATATTGCACAGCAGTCTAAAAATGACAGCAGGGTTGGAATTAAAGAAATTTCTAAAAGCATCCATTCTCCTGAGCATTTTATAGCAAAAATTCTTCAGGATCTAAGCAGAAAAGGATTTGTACAATCTGCAAAAGGACCCAATGGAGGATTTTATATGGATCAAAAGAATCTGGATACCAGCATTGCTGATATTGTAAGGGAAATGGACGGTGATAAGTTGTTTTCCGGTTGCGGTCTTGGGCTTGAGCAATGCTCAGAAATTCACCCATGCCCGTTGCATGAACAGTTCAAAAGCATTAGACGTGATCTCCGTATTATGCTTGAAACCTCTAAAATACAAATGTTTGTCGACAATTTAGATTTGAAGTTAACTCATCTTAAGGTTTAA
- the ric gene encoding iron-sulfur cluster repair di-iron protein — MNTKTDFIGNIVAEDFRTAAIFKSYGIDFCCKGGRTIEEACSSKKTDPEKIYAELESLPKNETVTIDFNSWPLDLLTDYIEKTHHRYVEEKTPVLQAFLDKLCKVHGERHPELFEINTLFNESAHDLASHMKKEELILFPFVKNMVKAKISGGNLPQPVFGTVENPVHMMEHEHTVEGDRFRKIAEITNEYLPPADACNTYKVAFAMLQDFENDLHKHIHLENNILFPKAIQLEKELSVKA, encoded by the coding sequence ATGAACACAAAAACAGATTTTATAGGAAATATTGTTGCCGAAGACTTCAGAACAGCTGCCATTTTTAAAAGCTATGGAATTGATTTCTGTTGTAAAGGAGGAAGAACCATTGAAGAAGCATGCAGCAGCAAAAAAACAGATCCCGAAAAAATTTATGCAGAACTGGAATCTCTTCCGAAAAATGAAACCGTAACCATAGATTTCAACAGCTGGCCATTGGATCTTTTGACAGATTATATTGAGAAAACCCATCATCGTTATGTGGAAGAGAAAACTCCTGTTTTACAAGCTTTCTTAGATAAATTATGCAAAGTTCATGGGGAAAGACACCCAGAATTGTTTGAAATCAATACCTTATTTAATGAATCTGCCCACGACCTGGCATCTCACATGAAAAAAGAAGAACTTATTCTTTTTCCTTTTGTAAAAAATATGGTTAAAGCCAAAATATCCGGCGGAAATCTGCCACAACCTGTTTTTGGAACAGTGGAAAATCCGGTTCATATGATGGAACATGAACATACCGTGGAAGGTGACCGATTCAGAAAAATTGCAGAGATCACTAACGAATACCTGCCTCCTGCGGATGCCTGTAACACTTATAAGGTAGCTTTTGCCATGCTTCAGGACTTTGAAAATGATCTGCATAAACATATTCACCTTGAAAATAATATTCTTTTCCCTAAAGCCATACAACTGGAAAAAGAACTCTCCGTAAAAGCTTAA
- a CDS encoding AraC family transcriptional regulator produces the protein MGLIASLPDIDKDDKSVFVMHEKSEKLIPFHKHTKGQLSYVEGGIAYITIDNRTYVVPARHFFWIPQGMEHILEVGHTATVLRSLYFYAHDDISDPFYSKLGIYPASELLIQMIKYSEIWDEKHVTEKDENFEFLVALKKILPKTHKQPLPIILPATHNKQMMKIVSFLEWNMGEKLTLGNVSARFGLSERSMSRLFKADMDISFLQYLKTLRIIKAIELLLNTDKSINEIADEVGYSSISAFSDTFHEFTRSRPSDLRKSSKAFRNPAI, from the coding sequence ATGGGATTAATTGCATCTCTTCCGGATATAGACAAAGACGACAAAAGTGTATTCGTAATGCACGAAAAATCGGAAAAACTGATTCCTTTTCATAAGCATACAAAAGGTCAGTTAAGCTATGTAGAGGGCGGTATCGCCTATATCACCATAGACAACCGAACCTATGTGGTCCCTGCCAGGCATTTCTTCTGGATTCCACAGGGAATGGAACATATCTTAGAGGTTGGACATACTGCTACCGTTCTTCGTTCGCTCTATTTTTATGCTCATGATGATATATCTGATCCTTTTTACAGCAAATTGGGTATTTATCCGGCCTCTGAACTTTTAATCCAGATGATTAAATACAGTGAAATATGGGACGAAAAGCACGTAACGGAGAAAGACGAAAATTTTGAATTTCTGGTTGCCTTAAAAAAAATCCTGCCCAAAACCCATAAGCAACCCTTACCCATCATACTTCCGGCCACCCACAACAAGCAGATGATGAAAATTGTTTCTTTTCTGGAATGGAATATGGGTGAAAAACTTACTTTAGGCAATGTAAGCGCAAGGTTCGGATTGAGTGAACGCTCCATGTCCCGCCTGTTTAAAGCAGATATGGATATCTCATTTCTTCAATACCTGAAGACATTAAGGATCATTAAGGCTATTGAATTGCTTTTAAATACAGACAAATCCATTAATGAAATTGCAGATGAGGTTGGCTACAGCTCTATCAGTGCATTCAGTGATACCTTTCACGAGTTTACCCGATCCCGGCCATCGGACCTCAGAAAAAGCAGTAAAGCTTTCCGAAATCCTGCAATTTAA
- a CDS encoding SDR family oxidoreductase, with protein sequence MNIQLISKNVLVGGATQGIGAGIAVELAKCGANVTVMARNEAKLKDSVAALPVLRADQKHEYLVADFSDFENYKKLITEYFNSHSIDILVNNTNGPEPGLALEKNVEDYQTAFDLLFKTVCETTLLALPHMIEQKNGRIINVSSLSVKEPISNLALSNTVRSAVIAWAKTLSSEVAPHHITVNNILTGYFDTARIQNLISHEAQKLNTSAEEVKKARENKIPMKRLGKPEEYGHLVAFLASDYASYLTGASIPLDGGLNNTY encoded by the coding sequence ATGAATATTCAGTTGATTTCAAAAAATGTCTTGGTAGGAGGAGCTACACAGGGAATAGGAGCCGGAATTGCCGTTGAACTGGCAAAATGTGGTGCCAATGTTACAGTAATGGCGCGAAATGAAGCCAAACTTAAAGATTCCGTAGCGGCTTTACCCGTTTTACGTGCTGATCAGAAACATGAATACCTGGTTGCCGATTTTTCAGACTTTGAAAATTATAAAAAGCTGATTACAGAATATTTTAATAGCCATTCAATAGATATTCTCGTCAATAATACCAACGGTCCCGAGCCTGGCTTAGCCCTTGAAAAAAATGTAGAAGATTATCAAACGGCATTTGATCTTCTCTTTAAGACCGTTTGCGAAACAACACTATTGGCTTTGCCTCACATGATTGAACAAAAAAACGGCCGTATCATTAATGTTTCTTCACTTTCCGTGAAAGAACCTATCAGTAATCTGGCCCTTTCCAATACTGTCCGCTCAGCAGTAATAGCCTGGGCAAAAACCTTATCCAGTGAAGTGGCACCACATCATATCACTGTCAACAATATTTTAACCGGATATTTTGATACTGCCCGTATTCAAAATCTGATCAGCCATGAAGCACAGAAACTCAATACCTCAGCAGAAGAAGTAAAAAAAGCCCGGGAAAATAAAATTCCAATGAAAAGATTGGGAAAACCCGAAGAATATGGCCATCTCGTTGCTTTTCTGGCATCAGATTATGCATCCTATCTTACCGGAGCAAGCATTCCTTTAGATGGAGGACTGAATAATACCTATTAA
- a CDS encoding c-type cytochrome: MKIPFLHTGIILAFSVIVLSCSKTETTPIPIPDPNAVEQPAAPVEPVPESVIVSSNTSNDEGLKLIEGTDCLTCHKVDSKLIGPSYQEVAKKYTDADLDMLAQKIIEGGKGNWGDIPMTPHDGLSKDNAKLMVKYILSLKK; encoded by the coding sequence ATGAAAATACCATTCTTACATACAGGAATCATTTTGGCTTTCTCAGTAATAGTATTATCCTGTTCAAAGACTGAAACTACTCCAATTCCTATTCCGGATCCTAACGCTGTAGAACAGCCTGCTGCCCCAGTAGAACCTGTTCCGGAATCAGTAATAGTTTCAAGCAATACTTCAAATGATGAGGGATTGAAATTAATTGAGGGAACAGACTGTCTTACCTGTCACAAAGTAGATTCAAAATTGATAGGTCCCTCTTATCAGGAAGTGGCAAAAAAATATACGGATGCTGATCTCGATATGCTTGCCCAGAAAATCATTGAGGGTGGAAAAGGAAACTGGGGAGATATTCCGATGACCCCTCACGACGGCCTCAGTAAGGACAATGCGAAACTGATGGTGAAATACATTCTTTCATTAAAAAAATAG
- a CDS encoding HlyD family secretion protein — protein sequence MKKKYTPTDRVITKITGWISVVIVAALAVWGGFTVKNYYTYEQTNDAQIQEYVNPIISRAGGFIVAVKFEENQEVKKGDTLLLIDNREYVLQQKQTQAALQKARAQLRVLESNTNTTEKEAASAQAQVDAGKAKVWKQQLDYNRYKKLYDEESATRQRLEDVKATLDVNESEYQSSRDNYAASLSKINDIQAEKTVVQAEVARLEALLDRHKLDVAYTAVTAAYDGRMGRRTVEVGQMIDAGETLAFIVNNETDKWVVANYKETQIKDMHIGDHVKIVADSYPDREFLGTIISLSPATGSSFSLLPPDNSTGNYVKIVQRIPVRIRVDGKRKDIDVLKLGMNVNVYANKKHSNG from the coding sequence ATGAAAAAAAAATATACCCCTACCGACAGAGTGATCACCAAGATCACAGGATGGATTTCAGTTGTAATCGTTGCAGCACTTGCTGTATGGGGCGGTTTTACCGTTAAGAATTACTATACCTATGAACAAACCAATGACGCCCAGATTCAGGAATATGTAAATCCAATCATTTCAAGGGCTGGAGGGTTCATCGTAGCGGTAAAGTTTGAGGAAAACCAGGAAGTAAAGAAAGGAGATACTCTTTTGTTAATCGACAACCGTGAATATGTTCTTCAACAAAAACAGACTCAGGCAGCACTTCAAAAAGCCCGTGCACAGCTAAGAGTGCTGGAAAGCAATACCAATACCACAGAAAAAGAAGCTGCTTCTGCACAGGCACAGGTAGATGCAGGTAAAGCAAAAGTCTGGAAACAGCAATTGGATTATAACAGGTACAAAAAACTTTATGATGAAGAATCTGCAACAAGACAAAGACTGGAAGATGTTAAAGCAACATTGGATGTCAACGAAAGTGAATATCAATCTTCCCGGGATAACTATGCGGCTTCTCTATCTAAAATAAATGACATTCAGGCTGAGAAAACAGTCGTACAGGCAGAAGTTGCAAGATTAGAAGCATTACTGGACCGTCATAAACTGGATGTAGCCTATACAGCGGTTACAGCGGCATATGATGGCAGAATGGGGCGAAGAACCGTAGAAGTGGGACAGATGATTGATGCCGGGGAAACCCTTGCGTTTATTGTTAACAATGAAACCGATAAATGGGTGGTTGCCAATTATAAGGAAACGCAGATTAAAGATATGCATATCGGAGATCATGTAAAAATTGTGGCCGATTCTTATCCTGACAGAGAATTTCTGGGAACCATTATTTCGCTGTCTCCTGCAACAGGTTCAAGTTTCTCCTTGCTGCCTCCTGATAATTCCACCGGAAACTATGTGAAAATTGTACAGCGTATTCCCGTAAGAATCAGGGTTGATGGAAAAAGAAAAGATATTGATGTGCTGAAATTGGGAATGAACGTTAACGTATATGCGAATAAAAAGCATTCCAATGGCTAG
- a CDS encoding TolC family protein encodes MKIYLTGLLMLGTFYTISAQTGSPTHDTIHLSLTDAWQKAEENSRHIKINTLNVDIAEAEVKDAKRERLPEVEVKGSAEKASNIPIYENGIFSKPTQHEVIHTLYRAGADFYLNIYNGSKLNLKIKENQTLQKVKEIKKEQAISDIHYKTASLYLELQKTLIFRDLIKQDIADQKVQLKEIQALYKNGVVLKSDVLRIELELSKRKMTLVTIENDILIATQKLNIVLGIPDEQIVIPDLPFNQWDENMTYAEYLKLALEHSFDYHVSEQQTELSKINLKKVKANVSPKIGMYGEFYYANPQIFLYPYNPYWYSLGIVGVKASFSISSLYHNTQKVKAAALEFEKEEEVHKDTEDKVRQQVKEAYLRYQEALEQIKVAETNVAQAKENARIIKNTYFNQTSLITELLDADIQLLQTKFELESAKIMAQNNYYLLQNITGVL; translated from the coding sequence ATGAAAATTTATCTTACCGGACTGCTGATGCTGGGGACTTTCTACACAATATCAGCCCAGACAGGTAGTCCAACACATGATACCATCCATCTCTCTCTAACGGATGCATGGCAAAAAGCTGAAGAAAACAGCCGTCATATTAAAATCAATACCCTCAATGTAGACATTGCTGAAGCTGAAGTAAAAGACGCCAAGCGGGAAAGACTTCCGGAAGTAGAAGTTAAAGGATCCGCAGAAAAAGCATCCAATATCCCAATTTATGAAAATGGTATTTTTTCAAAACCTACGCAGCATGAAGTGATTCATACCCTTTACAGAGCCGGAGCAGATTTTTATCTGAATATTTATAACGGAAGTAAGCTGAACCTTAAAATCAAGGAAAATCAGACGCTTCAGAAAGTTAAGGAAATTAAAAAAGAACAGGCGATTTCCGATATTCATTATAAAACAGCATCTCTTTATCTTGAGCTACAGAAAACCTTAATCTTCAGAGATCTTATCAAACAGGATATTGCAGATCAAAAAGTACAGCTCAAGGAGATACAGGCTCTTTATAAAAATGGAGTAGTTCTGAAAAGTGATGTTTTAAGAATAGAACTGGAGCTTTCCAAAAGGAAAATGACTCTGGTAACCATTGAAAATGATATTCTTATTGCCACACAAAAATTGAATATTGTTTTAGGAATTCCAGATGAACAGATCGTTATTCCTGATCTTCCTTTCAATCAGTGGGATGAAAATATGACCTATGCAGAATATCTGAAACTGGCATTGGAACACTCTTTTGATTATCATGTTTCAGAACAACAGACAGAGCTGAGCAAGATCAATCTGAAGAAAGTAAAAGCCAATGTAAGCCCCAAGATTGGAATGTATGGCGAGTTTTATTATGCCAACCCACAGATTTTCCTTTATCCCTATAATCCTTATTGGTACTCCTTGGGAATCGTAGGTGTTAAAGCTTCCTTTTCCATCTCTTCGCTTTATCACAATACTCAAAAAGTAAAAGCAGCAGCACTGGAATTTGAAAAAGAAGAGGAAGTACATAAGGATACGGAGGATAAGGTAAGACAGCAGGTAAAAGAAGCCTATTTACGTTATCAGGAAGCTCTTGAGCAGATTAAGGTTGCCGAAACCAATGTAGCTCAGGCTAAAGAAAATGCAAGGATTATCAAAAATACTTACTTCAATCAGACTTCTCTTATTACAGAACTGTTAGATGCAGATATCCAGCTTCTTCAGACAAAATTTGAACTGGAGTCAGCAAAGATTATGGCACAGAACAATTATTATTTACTACAAAATATCACAGGCGTTTTATAA